One stretch of Akkermansia sp. RCC_12PD DNA includes these proteins:
- a CDS encoding glutamate decarboxylase: MFAPNQKPDTARAENSIFGSPEADNILPKTQFPDYAMRPEDAYQLVSDELMLDGNARQNLATFCQTWDEKQVRMLMNISINKNMIDKDEYPQTAAIEMRCAAILANLWNVNQDEKPIGCSTIGSSEACMLGGMAALWRWRARRKAAGKPIDKPNLVCGPVQICWHKFCRYWDIEMREIPMAPGKWKMDVERMLEQVDENTIVVVPTFGVTYTGAYEFPADIAKALDDYEAKTGINIDIHVDGASGAFLAPFCAPDIAFDFRVPRVKSISTSGHKYGLAPLGCGWVVWRDTSELPEGLIFNVNYLGGEIPNFAINFSRPAGQIICQYYDFIRLGKEGYTNIHTQAYDVAQYISSEIAKLGPYEFICTGDPKEGIPAACFFIKDGQKTNYTLFDLSDKLRTRGWQVPAFTLPADCQDTVVMRVMVRQGFSKDLADLFLEDYKRMIDFFEKHPVTSPMTAEEGTSFHHS, encoded by the coding sequence ATGTTTGCTCCAAATCAGAAACCCGATACCGCTCGTGCCGAGAACTCCATTTTCGGTTCTCCGGAGGCGGACAATATTTTGCCCAAGACTCAATTTCCCGACTATGCGATGCGTCCCGAAGACGCCTACCAGCTTGTGTCCGATGAATTGATGCTGGACGGCAATGCCCGCCAGAACCTGGCAACCTTCTGCCAGACCTGGGATGAAAAGCAGGTGAGGATGCTGATGAACATCAGCATCAACAAAAACATGATTGACAAGGATGAATATCCGCAGACGGCGGCCATTGAAATGCGCTGCGCCGCCATTCTTGCCAATCTGTGGAATGTAAACCAGGATGAAAAGCCCATCGGTTGCTCCACCATCGGTTCCAGTGAAGCGTGCATGCTTGGCGGCATGGCTGCCCTCTGGAGATGGCGCGCCCGCCGCAAGGCTGCCGGCAAGCCGATCGACAAGCCCAACCTCGTATGCGGTCCCGTGCAGATCTGCTGGCACAAATTCTGCCGTTACTGGGACATTGAAATGCGTGAAATCCCCATGGCTCCCGGAAAATGGAAAATGGATGTTGAACGCATGCTGGAACAGGTGGATGAAAACACCATCGTGGTGGTGCCCACCTTTGGCGTGACCTACACGGGCGCTTATGAATTCCCGGCGGACATTGCCAAGGCCCTGGATGACTATGAAGCCAAGACCGGCATTAACATTGACATCCATGTGGACGGCGCCAGCGGTGCGTTCCTGGCTCCCTTCTGCGCTCCGGACATTGCCTTTGACTTCCGCGTCCCCCGCGTGAAATCCATCAGCACGTCCGGACACAAGTACGGCCTGGCCCCCCTCGGCTGCGGCTGGGTAGTGTGGAGAGATACTTCCGAACTGCCGGAAGGCCTGATCTTCAACGTGAACTATCTGGGCGGGGAAATCCCCAACTTTGCCATCAACTTCTCCCGCCCTGCCGGCCAGATCATCTGTCAGTATTACGACTTCATTCGCCTGGGCAAGGAAGGATACACCAATATCCATACCCAGGCATATGACGTGGCGCAGTACATTTCATCGGAAATAGCCAAGCTGGGACCGTACGAATTCATTTGTACGGGCGATCCCAAGGAAGGCATCCCCGCCGCCTGTTTCTTCATCAAGGACGGGCAAAAGACGAATTACACCCTCTTCGACCTTTCCGACAAGCTCAGGACGCGTGGCTGGCAGGTACCTGCCTTCACGCTGCCCGCGGATTGCCAGGATACGGTCGTGATGCGCGTGATGGTTCGCCAGGGCTTCTCCAAGGACTTGGCGGACCTCTTCCTGGAAGACTACAAGCGCATGATCGATTTCTTCGAGAAACACCCGGTCACCTCGCCGATGACCGCGGAAGAAGGCACCTCCTTCCACCATTCCTGA